The DNA segment AGCATCGCCCCCCATGAGTAGCCGACGATGGTGAGCGGATGTGCGCCGAGTTCGTGGATCACCTTTCCCAGGTCGTCCACGTGGACGCGCCAGGTGATCGGCGCCGATGCGTCGGTGCGCGAGCGGCCGCCGCCTCGCTGGTCGTAGAACAGCAGCTCATGTCGATCGGCGAGGGCGAGCATCTGCGGGAGCAGGTACTCGTGGTGGGCGCCGGGACCGCCGTGGAGCACGACCAGCCTGGGCGATGACTCGGCACCGTAGGCGCACCAGTAGAGCGGAACGTCGGTGGACGCGGTGGCGCCCTCGGCGCGCGGTGCAGGGATGGGGAGCGGCATGGGTGAAAGCTACGGGCGGTCCCGTGGCCGCGCCTCGGGCAGCGCCGGCTCACCTCGAGGTTGCTGGCCGCCGCCACGACTACCGGCTATCGTGCGGAGAGGAAGGGCACGATGACCCCGGATCGCGAGTGCAGTCGGGAGGCGATGATGCAGCAGTACCGGCACGTGCGACGATCGCTACGCGTGGGAATGGCAGCGGCATGTCTGGTGGTTGTGCTCGTTCCCCCGGCGCAGGCGCAGGGCCGCCGCGCACGCAAGAGTTCACCGCCCCCCGCCTCGACGCTCCCTGAAGGGTGGGTGGCGCGCCTCGATCCCCAGGAGGAGAAGCGCGGTCGGACCCTGGCGGAGGTGACGCTCGAGGGTGACTCGCTCGCGTTGCACGTGGCGGGTGGCCCCGCGGTTACGCTGTGGAACAATGCGTATCACGCCGAGGGGCGCTTCATGGTGTGGGGGAGTTTCACGCAGACGCGCGCCACGACCCCTCCCGGGGGATACGGCCCGTTCATCGGCGGGACGTCGCTGGACGGGAAGGAGTACAACTACCTCTACTGCGCTGTACATGGCAACGGCGCGTACTCCATCAAGCACCGCTTTGGCGGGGAGCTGCACACGCTGGTCGAGCGCCGAGTGAGCGGGGCCATCCGCCCCGCCGACGCCAGTGGCAAGGCGAGCAACGCGATCGGGTGGCTGGTCGACGAGACCAACGTGGCCTGCGTGATCAACGGCACCTCGGTGTCGACCTTTCCCCGCACGCTGCTGCTGGGGCCCGGGAAGCTGGAGTCGATCGACGGGATCTTCGGCCTGCACGTGGATCGTGACGTGGACGTCCGCATTACCGAGTTTGGGGTGAAGCACTGAGCGTGCGCCGCGCTGCCGCGCGTCAGCCTCCCGCGCGGCGCGTCAGCGTCACCGTCACGGTGAGTCGGGCGGTGTCGCGCAGCACCACCAGCTCCACCTGCTCTCGCGGTGCGTGGGAGTAGAGTGCATCGGTGTAGGTGTAGAGGTCGGTCACGCTCTTCCCCCCGATCGAGATGATGACGTCACCGGCGCGAAGTCCCGCCGCCTCGGCCGGCGACCCCGGGCGCACTCCCGTCAGCCGCACGCCGCGCACGTCGGTGGCCGCCATGTCGGGAATCGAGCCCAGGTAGGGCTGGGGGCCGGAGCGCGTCGGCATCCCGGTCTGCGTGGCCGTCGCCGGCGCGCGCACGAACGTGAGGCGCGACGGGCGGTTGCCCAGGGTGCGCACGATTCGCTCGGCGAAGGCCGCCACGCGCGCCATCCCGGCGGCGTTGATGCGCGCCGCGTCGTCGGTGGCGCGATGATAGTCGTCGTGCAGGTCAGTGAAGAAATGCAGGACGGGAAGGTTGCGCAGGTAGAACGAGGCGTGGTCGGATGGCCCCGCACCGTCGCCGATGGCGATGAGCGTGAGCGCAGGGGCGACGTTGGCGTCGTTGACGATCGCCGCCAGCTCCTTCGCCGTCGCCGTTCCGTACACCATCAGCTTGTCCTCGCGCAGGCGCCCCACCATGTCGAAGTTGAGCATGGCCTGCACCGAGTCGAGCGGGAACGGCGCGTGATCGACAAACCATGCGGAGCCGAGGAGCCCAAGCTCCTCCCCGCTGAACGCGACGATCGCGACGGAGCGTGCCGTGGGGCGCGCCGCGAGCAGGCGCGCGAGTTCGAGCACGGTCGCCACGCCGGACGCATTGTCGTCTGCTCCGTTGCGGATGGCGTCGCCGGCCTCCGGGTCGAGTGCATTGAAGCCGCTGCGCCCCAGGTGATCGAAGTGCGCGCCGAGCACGATCACCTGCCGGCGAAGCGCCGGGTCGCGCCCCTCGATCATCGCCACCACGTTGGCGGTCGGCATCTCCGGGGGAAGGCCGGCGCGCTGCGCGACCGCCGAGCGGGCGACGAACGGCTGCACAAAGCCCGGCGTGCAGCGGACGGTGCACGTGGGAGGCGACACGACCGCCCGCAACCGGAGCGCGGCGAATCGTCGCGCGATGAAGGCGCGAGCGCTGTCGTTGCCGGCGGTCCCGGTCCGCCGCCCTTCGAGGGCGTCACTGGCGAGGTAGCCGACATCCGCTGCGAGGCGCGCGCTGTCGGGGGTTGCGACGGGAAGGGAGGCAGCTGACGGGGCGCCGCCCCCATGGCAGGCGCCCTGAATGGTCAACGAGAGGGCGGCGAGCAGCGACGCCGGCAGCCGGAAGCCGCGCTCGTGCGCAGCCGCTCCAGGCAGGGACAGGGGTGTGGCGCGAGACATGGAGCACCCGAACAGGGGAGGGTACGGGCAAGGATACCGGGGGCACTCGGGCCGGTACAGCGGGAGACGGGATGACAGCGCGTGGGGCAAGCACCGTGGGCACGCGTTTCGCCACTGGGGGCGAGAGCGTCCTATTCATCACAGGGAACCCCGTTCGTCACGCCCCTCCCGCATGTCGTCAATCTTCGAGTCCGTCCGCGCCATTGCCCGCCTGACCTGGTTGCTCTCGAATCGCCCCACGGCGGTGGAGGAGCAGAAACGGACGTTGCGCGAAGCGATCGGCGGCATTCGCGGGGCTGGGCTCGTCCTCTCGTTGGCCGAGCTGAATCGTTCGCTGGCGGCGGCGACGCAGCTCGAGCCGGTCCCCGCCGAGGTGCCGTGGCTGTCCGAGCTGTCGGCGCGCATGGCCGGGCACGCGGTGATGCTGTTCGACATTGCCCCGGAGGTGAAGGCGGCGGACCTGCTGGGAGTTGCTCGCGTGCTCTCATCGCCGCCGGTAGCTGGCGACGAAGGCGCCAACTTCGACGCGCGGTGCCGGGAGCTTCAACTCACGACGATCGATATCCGCATGGGGCGCGTCGGCTTCCTGCGGCGCGCGACGCCGATATCGTCGGGGCGCATTGCCGTGACGCCGCCGGCGCAGACCCCGCCGCTGGGAATCGGGGCCGTCCCCGCCCTGCCGGGCGCAGTCGCGGACGGTGGCGGGAAGCGCACCCCGCCGCGCGTCGTGCGGGAGGTTGCGCGGGCGCCGCGGGGAGCGGCGGGTGGCGCGGCCGGCGACGAGCGATTGCAGGACGACGAGGAGGCGATGATGGCCTCGGCCATGTCGCGCGACGCGAGCCCGCGCCTGATCGACGCGGTGCTCCAGCATCTCGACGCCCCGCTCGACGCCAGCAGCGCCCCGGTGGTGCTGGACGAGTATTCGCGCACCGTGGAGGACCTGGCGCGCGACGGCCGGTGGGAGGGGGTGGGGTTGCTCCTGCGGCGCATGGTGGCGCGTGAGGGCGAGGTCACGAACGCCGACGTGAAGCGCAGTTTCGTCATCCATCTGCGGCGGCTCTTCAAGCCGGGGGTCCTGCGTGGCGTGGCGCAGTTTGTCGCGCGTCGACGCGAGTTGCGCGAGGAGATGGCGCCGGTCTTCAACCGCGCTGGCGAAACGGGGGCCGAGGTGCTCATCGAGCTGATGGTTGCCTCGAACGTCACCTCCGAGCGCCGTGCCTTCCGGTCGATGCTCGCCAGGTGCCCGGACGCGACCGAGCAGCTGCGTCACCTGCTGCAGGACGCGCGGTGGTACGTGGTGCGCAACGCTGCCGAGCTGTTGGGCGAGATGGGGGTGGTGGAGTCCGATGCGGCGCTCATTGCCGCGCTCAGGCACAGCGATGCGCGCGTTCGCCGGGCCGTGGCGGGGGCGCTGGCTCGCCTCGGCACCGCGCGCGGCGTGCACGCCGTGCAGGGGCTGTTGGGCGACAGCAACGCCGCCGTGCGACTGCAGGCGGTGCACGGGCTATCGTCGGCGCGCGTGTCGCGCTCCGTTCCCGCGCTGCTGGCGGCGCTGGAGCAGGAGTCGGACCCCGAGCTGCAGCATGCGCTGCTGCATGCGTTAGGCGCGCACCCCACCGATGCGTCGGTGAGCGCCCTGTCGCAGGCGGCGCAACCGGGCGGGCTCCTGACGCGCAAGTCGACCGCGTATCGCCTGGCGGCCGTGCACGCGCTGGGCGAGGCGGCCACGCTGACCGCGCTCTCGGTGCTCCGTCGGCTGCAAGCCGACAAGGATCGCGAGGTGCGCGCGGCGGTATCGCGGGCGCTGATGGCCCATGCGCAGGGGGTGCTCGCCCCCGCCGGAGGGGCGCGCGGCTGAGGCGATGCGTGCCTGAAGGCGCCCGCGATGCGGGCGCCTTCAGGCGCACGGCAAGTGGGCGCCGGGTGTGCGGCGCGTGCGGGCGACGCCTAGGGCTGGCGGTCCAGGATGGTGAAGCCGTAGACCATGTCGACCTTGAGCTTCGCCACCTTGTCGCCGGTGCGCACGAAGGTGAGGCGCTGCCCGTCCTGGTCCCAGGTGTCGTTGCCGAGGTAGTGCAACTCGCCGGGCTTGGGGTTGGGGCCCATCGCCACGGTGGCCATGAGCTTGTTGCCGTCAGGCGCAATCCTGATGGTGAGATCCATGCCGCGTCCCACGCCGACGTAGGTTCCCGCCAGGTCGCCCAGCGAACCGGCATAGGGCTGCGTGGCGCGCGCCTTCTTCCCGAACACGCGATCGGCGATGGCGGCGACGACCGGGTCGGGGGGGAGTCCGGTGGAGTTCGAGAGGACGACGATGACCGCGTCCTCGTCGGGGAAGTAGTCCGAGGCCGAGAGGAAGCCGTTGATCCCGCCGCCGTGCTCGATGACGCGGTGCCCGTTCACGTCGTGCATGCTGATGCCGAGCCCGTAGCGCAGCCTGGTGCCGTCGTTGAGCGACTGCGGCGTGATCATCTCCTGGTACGATGCGGCCGGGAGCACCTTGCCGCCGTGCAGCGCGCGGTTCCACGCCAGGAGGTCGCCCGCCGTGGAACAGAGCGAGCCGGCTGCGTATGGGTAGGTGTGACGCAGGAAGCCGGCCTTCTGCAGCCCCTTGGGGCCCATGTCGAATCCCTTCACCTTCCCCTTGATGATGGCCGACTCGGAGCAGTAGTGCGAATCCCTCATCCCGACCTTGTCGAAGATGCGCTCCTTGACGAAGTCGGCGTACGACTTGCCCGAGAGCTTCTCGATGATGAGTCCGGCGAGGAAGAACGCCGAGTTGTTGTAGATCTCCCGTTCGCCCGTGTCGAAGTTGAATGGCTCCTTCGAGAAGAGGGCCACAAGCGAGTCCTTCGGGAGGTCGCGCACCATCATCGGGCCGAACTGCGGCATCTCGGTGTAGCCCTTGATCCCCGAGGTGTGGTTGAGCAGCTGACGGATGGTGATGCGGTGCCCCTGCGTGGGAAAGTCGGGGAGGTACTTCGTGAAGTCGTCGTCGAGCGAGAGCTTCCCCTCGTCGCGCAACATCAGGATTGCAGTGGAGGTGAACTGCTTGGTCACCGAACCGATCTCGTAGACGGCGCGCGGTGGCGTGGGGGTGCCGAGTTCGAGGTCGGCGGAGCCGTAGCCCTTGAGGGCGAGCGTGTCGCGCCCCTTCACCACGGCCACCGAAAGTCCGGCCCCCTTGCCCTCCTTGAGGAAGGCGCCGGCAATGGAGTCGATGGCCTTGGTGAGCGCGACACGGCGCGCGCCTTGCGCCTGCGCGAACGCTGTCGTGGATGCCAGCGGGAGCGCGGCGGCGAGACCAATGCCGGCGAGCCGGATGGCGGCGCGCCGAGCCCGGCGTGAGGTGCAGGAGTGGATGAGCATTGGCCGAGGACGGGAGGGAGGCAACCGGATTTGTATACAAAACTCGCCCGTTCCGTACGGCGCCGCCACTCCCCCGGTTTCGCCCGGCACGGCCTAACGCACGAGGGGCGGCGCCGCAGCACCGCCCCCCTCCCTGCAGCCGTCCCTCCGCCGCGCTACCGCGCCGTGAAGTCCGTGGCGCCCGAGATGCTGCGGCAGGCCTCCGCCAGCAGGTCGGCGGTCCGATCCAGGTCGTCGAGCGACACCATCTCGTTGGGGGAGTGCATGTAGCGGTTGGGGACCGAGACCAGCGCGGTCGCCACTCCCTCGCGCGCGAGGTGGATGAAGTCGGCGTCGGTACTCGTGTCGCGACCGGCGGCGTGCACGGAGTAGGACATCGTCAGGCGCTCGGCCGATTCGCGCAGGATGCGGTACACGACGGGCGAGTTGACCGACCCGCGCGTGAGGACCGGCCCGCCGCCGAGCTTGTGCTCCCCGACTTCCTTCTTCTCGGGCCCGGGGTGGTCGGTGGCGAAGGTGACGTCGACGGCGATGGCCATCTGCGGGTTGATGCGGGCCGCTGCCACCAGGGCGCCGCCACCGTGCAACCCGATCTCCTCCTGCGCCGTGGCGACGGCGACCACCCGCGCACGCCCCGGATTGGCCGCATAACGACGCAGTGCCTCGAGGACGACGAAGGCTCCGATCCGGTTGTCGATCGACCGTGATGCAATGCGATTGTTGGGGAGTTCGACCGTCCGCGAGTCGATCACCCCAGCGTCGCCGATTGCCACGAGCGCCAGCGCCTCGTCCTTGGTCGCGGCGCCGATGTCGACCCAGAGATCGGAGACGCGCGATGCCTTTTCCCGCTCGTCGGGCTTCATGAGGTGGATCGGCTTCTTCCCGACCACGCCCACTACATCGCCGTTGCGCCCGGCAAAGCGGATGCGCTGCCCAACGAGGACCTGCGTGTCCCACCCGCCAATCAGCGCGATATAGACGAGCCCACCGTCGTCGATCCAGGTCGCGATCACCCCGATCTCGTCGATGTGGCCGGCGAGCATCACGGTCACCTCACCGCCGCCCGCCACCTCGGCCATGCTGTTCCCCATGACGTCGGCCGACGTGGATGCGAAGGGAGCGGCCTCCTCGCGCCAGACGCGTGCGGGGGCCGCCTCGAAGCCCGATGGCCCCGGGGTGTCGAGGAGACGCTTGAGGAAGGCGACAGATTCGGGGGAGAGCATCGGCGGGCGGGTGGTGGCGGGAGTTGCGGGAAGCTACTGCGGTCAGCAAGGGAGCGGCCGATCGAACGGGCCGGGCCCTCTCACCTCATCCTACGGCACCAGGATCGCTCCCCGCGCCAAGTCCAGTGGCGTGAAGCATCCCGGGTTGAACAGCCGGGCCATGATCTCGATCCCCTCGACCAGTCGTGGTCCGGGGCGCGAGGTGAAGGCGTTGCCGTCCATCACGACCACGCGCTTCGAGCGTGCCCACGCCCACTCGTCGCGTGCGAGGGTGGCTCGCGCTTCCTTGTCGGCGCGCTCCAGGGCGAAGCCGCACGGTGCAAAGACGATCACGTCGGGTGCGGCGTCTCGGACTGATGGGGCCGGGCAGGGGCGGGAGTGCTCGCCGGCGGTGGCCAGGGCGTCGACACCGCCGGCGCGGCGCACCATGTCGGGGACCCAATGACCGGCAGCGTACACCGGGTCGGTCCACTCGATGACGGCCACACGCGGGCGCGGGGCGCCGGCCGCCTTGAGCGTCTCGTGCACCCGGCGCATGCGTGCGCGCAGCCCGGCCACCAGCTCGCGCCCCTCGTCCTCGGCGCCGACCACGAGCGCCAGCCCCTCGATGGACGCCAGGACCCCCTCCAACGTACGGGCGGCAATCGTGTGAACCTGCGCCGGCGGGGTGAGGGTCGACGCGATGCGGTGCATCTCGCGCTCGTCGATCGCGCAGACCTCGCCGAGTCCCTGGGTGACGATGAGCGCGGGGTGGAGCGCGCGCAGCATGGCCTCGTCGAGGGTGAACAGCGCCTGGCCGCTCCCGGCGGCGATATGCACCTGCCGGTCGATGTCGAGCGCATCGTGCGCGGCGTCGATGCGGCTGGCGGTGACGTGCGGCAGCCGCAACGCGGCGTCCGGAACATCGCAGGCGTGGGTGACGCCGGCCACGCGCCCCCACACGCCGAGTGCGGCGAGGATCTCGGTGGCGGCGGGGAGGAGCGAGACGATCGGGGCGTTGTGGCTGGCGGCCGTTGCGGTCGCCGCCCCGTCCGTGTCGTCA comes from the Gemmatimonadaceae bacterium genome and includes:
- a CDS encoding beta-lactamase family protein, with amino-acid sequence MLIHSCTSRRARRAAIRLAGIGLAAALPLASTTAFAQAQGARRVALTKAIDSIAGAFLKEGKGAGLSVAVVKGRDTLALKGYGSADLELGTPTPPRAVYEIGSVTKQFTSTAILMLRDEGKLSLDDDFTKYLPDFPTQGHRITIRQLLNHTSGIKGYTEMPQFGPMMVRDLPKDSLVALFSKEPFNFDTGEREIYNNSAFFLAGLIIEKLSGKSYADFVKERIFDKVGMRDSHYCSESAIIKGKVKGFDMGPKGLQKAGFLRHTYPYAAGSLCSTAGDLLAWNRALHGGKVLPAASYQEMITPQSLNDGTRLRYGLGISMHDVNGHRVIEHGGGINGFLSASDYFPDEDAVIVVLSNSTGLPPDPVVAAIADRVFGKKARATQPYAGSLGDLAGTYVGVGRGMDLTIRIAPDGNKLMATVAMGPNPKPGELHYLGNDTWDQDGQRLTFVRTGDKVAKLKVDMVYGFTILDRQP
- a CDS encoding ABC transporter substrate-binding protein gives rise to the protein MNDDTDGAATATAASHNAPIVSLLPAATEILAALGVWGRVAGVTHACDVPDAALRLPHVTASRIDAAHDALDIDRQVHIAAGSGQALFTLDEAMLRALHPALIVTQGLGEVCAIDEREMHRIASTLTPPAQVHTIAARTLEGVLASIEGLALVVGAEDEGRELVAGLRARMRRVHETLKAAGAPRPRVAVIEWTDPVYAAGHWVPDMVRRAGGVDALATAGEHSRPCPAPSVRDAAPDVIVFAPCGFALERADKEARATLARDEWAWARSKRVVVMDGNAFTSRPGPRLVEGIEIMARLFNPGCFTPLDLARGAILVP
- a CDS encoding M28 family peptidase — its product is MSRATPLSLPGAAAHERGFRLPASLLAALSLTIQGACHGGGAPSAASLPVATPDSARLAADVGYLASDALEGRRTGTAGNDSARAFIARRFAALRLRAVVSPPTCTVRCTPGFVQPFVARSAVAQRAGLPPEMPTANVVAMIEGRDPALRRQVIVLGAHFDHLGRSGFNALDPEAGDAIRNGADDNASGVATVLELARLLAARPTARSVAIVAFSGEELGLLGSAWFVDHAPFPLDSVQAMLNFDMVGRLREDKLMVYGTATAKELAAIVNDANVAPALTLIAIGDGAGPSDHASFYLRNLPVLHFFTDLHDDYHRATDDAARINAAGMARVAAFAERIVRTLGNRPSRLTFVRAPATATQTGMPTRSGPQPYLGSIPDMAATDVRGVRLTGVRPGSPAEAAGLRAGDVIISIGGKSVTDLYTYTDALYSHAPREQVELVVLRDTARLTVTVTLTRRAGG
- a CDS encoding M42 family metallopeptidase, whose protein sequence is MLSPESVAFLKRLLDTPGPSGFEAAPARVWREEAAPFASTSADVMGNSMAEVAGGGEVTVMLAGHIDEIGVIATWIDDGGLVYIALIGGWDTQVLVGQRIRFAGRNGDVVGVVGKKPIHLMKPDEREKASRVSDLWVDIGAATKDEALALVAIGDAGVIDSRTVELPNNRIASRSIDNRIGAFVVLEALRRYAANPGRARVVAVATAQEEIGLHGGGALVAAARINPQMAIAVDVTFATDHPGPEKKEVGEHKLGGGPVLTRGSVNSPVVYRILRESAERLTMSYSVHAAGRDTSTDADFIHLAREGVATALVSVPNRYMHSPNEMVSLDDLDRTADLLAEACRSISGATDFTAR
- a CDS encoding HEAT repeat domain-containing protein translates to MSSIFESVRAIARLTWLLSNRPTAVEEQKRTLREAIGGIRGAGLVLSLAELNRSLAAATQLEPVPAEVPWLSELSARMAGHAVMLFDIAPEVKAADLLGVARVLSSPPVAGDEGANFDARCRELQLTTIDIRMGRVGFLRRATPISSGRIAVTPPAQTPPLGIGAVPALPGAVADGGGKRTPPRVVREVARAPRGAAGGAAGDERLQDDEEAMMASAMSRDASPRLIDAVLQHLDAPLDASSAPVVLDEYSRTVEDLARDGRWEGVGLLLRRMVAREGEVTNADVKRSFVIHLRRLFKPGVLRGVAQFVARRRELREEMAPVFNRAGETGAEVLIELMVASNVTSERRAFRSMLARCPDATEQLRHLLQDARWYVVRNAAELLGEMGVVESDAALIAALRHSDARVRRAVAGALARLGTARGVHAVQGLLGDSNAAVRLQAVHGLSSARVSRSVPALLAALEQESDPELQHALLHALGAHPTDASVSALSQAAQPGGLLTRKSTAYRLAAVHALGEAATLTALSVLRRLQADKDREVRAAVSRALMAHAQGVLAPAGGARG